One window of the Salvia miltiorrhiza cultivar Shanhuang (shh) chromosome 6, IMPLAD_Smil_shh, whole genome shotgun sequence genome contains the following:
- the LOC130988606 gene encoding protein DA1-related 1-like produces the protein MGWLTKILKGSSSHKISEEHYHCDHDDEVTWEAARVSRGSSDFDTEEIDRAIALSIAEEDEKGKKVIDSDSQLEEDEQLAKALQESLNLESPPPSPPLREHGRLFAPFPFLDPSRYRTCAGCNSQIGNGRYLSCMGAVWHPDCFCCHACDKPISEIEFSMMDDRPYHKSCYMELHHPKCDVCKNFIPTNAAGLIEYRAHPFWPQKYCPSHEQDGTPRCCSCEKMEPVDATYLHLEDGRKLCLECLDSSIMDTHECQPLYLEIQDFYEGLNMKVEQQIPLLLVERQALNEAMEEEKKGHHRVSETRGLCLSEEQIITMVSRRPRIGGFRVLDLFTEPYRLVRRCEVTAILVLYGLPRLLTGSILAHEMMHAWLRLKGYPNLDPKVEEGICQVLAHMWLDSEIAGGATTSSSSSSSSSSSSSSSSSSKKGQRSQFERKLGEFFKHQIETSSSPVYGDGFREADEAVVKYDLKRTLDHIRFTGCFP, from the exons ATGGGTTGGCTGACCAAGATTTTGAAAGGCTCCTCCAGTCACAAAATCTCAGAAGAGCATTATCATTGTGATCATGATGATGAAGTAACTTGGGAAGCAGCTCGTGTTTCGCGG GGCTCATCGGATTTCGACACAGAAGAGATTGACAGAGCAATCGCGCTTTCCATAGCTGAGGAAGATGAGAAAGGAAAGAAAGTGATAG ATAGCGATTCTCAGTTAGAGGAAGACGAGCAGCTTGCTAAGGCGCTTCAAGAAAGTTTGAATCTAGAGTCTCCGCCTCCATCACCCCCTCTACGAGAACATGGAAGACTCTTTGCGCCTTTTCCGTTCCTTGATCCTTCGAGATATAG AACATGTGCTGGTTGTAATAGCCAAATTGGTAATGGAAGATACTTGAGTTGCATGGGAGCGGTTTGGCATCCAGATTGTTTCTGTTGTCATGCTTGTGATAAGCCGATTTCTGAAATAGAG TTCTCGATGATGGATGACCGCCCGTACCATAAATCTTGCTACATGGAGCTGCATCATCCCAAATGTGATGTTTGCAAGAATTTT ATCCCAACGAATGCTGCTGGCCTTATTGAGTACAGAGCACATCCATTCTGGCCTCAGAAGTACTGCCCTTCACACGAGCAAGATGGAACGCCTCGTTGTTGTAGCTGCGAGAAAATGGAG CCGGTTGATGCTACGTATTTGCATCTCGAGGATGGAAGAAAGCTCTGTCTTGAGTGTTTGGACTCGTCGATAATGGACACTCACGAATGCCAACCTCTTTACCTTGAGATACAAGATTTCTACGAAGGCCTAAACATGAAGGTGGAGCAGCAGATTCCTTTACTCTTAGTCGAAAGACAAGCACTAAACGAAGCCATGGAAGAAGAGAAAAAG GGTCATCATCGTGTGTCTGAGACTCGAGGACTTTGCCTGTCGGAAGAGCAGATCATTACTATG GTGTCGAGGAGGCCAAGAATTGGAGGCTTCCGGGTACTAGACTTATTCACTGAGCCATATAGGCTGGTCCGCCGGTGTGAAGTAACAGCAATTCTTGTTTTGTATGGCCTTCCAAG GTTATTAACCGGATCCATCCTCGCCCACGAGATGATGCATGCTTGGCTGCGCCTCAAAG GTTACCCAAATTTGGATCCAAAGGTGGAAGAAGGTATTTGCCAAGTGCTAGCTCATATGTGGTTGGATTCCGAGATTGCCGGTGGTGCCACTACGTCTTCAtcatcttcgtcttcttcttcgtcgtcgtcctcgtccAGCTCATCATCGAAGAAGGGGCAACGGTCCCAATTCGAGAGAAAACTTGGCGAGTTTTTCAAGCACCAGATTGAAACAAGCTCGTCGCCGGTATATGGAGATGGTTTTAGAGAAGCAGATGAGGCAGTGGTCAAGTATGACCTAAAAAGGACTCTTGATCACATTCGCTTCACCGGTTGTTTTCCTTGA
- the LOC130988605 gene encoding glucan endo-1,3-beta-glucosidase-like — protein sequence MKLSLFIVIFQLGLVISYVAADSTISDAVIHQSKTWCVVTVGAADEKLQAFLESTCSELNCKAIRAGGSCYQPNTLQNHASYVLNLFYRARGVCNSQIGTPSINDPSFGRCIYS from the exons ATGAAACTCTCATTGTTCATTGTCATTTTTCAGTTAGGGCTTGTCATTTCCTACGTGGCTGCAGACTCCACCATTTCTGATGCCGTGATTCACCag aGCAAGACATGGTGCGTGGTGACGGTAGGAGCAGCCGACGAGAAGCTGCAAGCATTTTTGGAGTCAACGTGTAGTGAATTGAATTGCAAAGCAATAAGGGCAGGTGGGTCTTGCTACCAACCAAATACGTTGCAGAATCATGCATCCTACGTTCTCAATCTTTTCTATCGCGCTCGCGGCGTCTGTAACTCCCAGATTGGCACCCCTTCTATCAATGATCctt CATTTGGCAGATGTATTTATTCGTGA